A portion of the Naumovozyma castellii chromosome 2, complete genome genome contains these proteins:
- the NCAS0B04660 gene encoding uncharacterized protein (ancestral locus Anc_8.117) — MTLSNPQISTVMYQNSSPLNQYQMNITPNTKISKPNKFTSSRSHFNTSYNKSLEPNHSSTNNYNLRSSVVLPSISTLVSDVYHQPAQTNSVVSTPESSYQYMNYPSTTQYGVYNPITLPIGISMPPVPVIQLQLANTIPVQQFQQVVNSPPQALPVVRSSSLPSTTSTSTSNSNNMIHQHLSKVYVEQQLMKNTKECPVCGKMCSRPSTLKTHFLIHTGDTPFKCTYHGCKKSFNVKSNMFRHLKCHERKKNKKLQ; from the coding sequence ATGACGCTCAGCAATCCACAAATATCCACAGTAATGTATCAAAACAGCTCGCCACTTAACcaatatcaaatgaatattACCCCTAACACTAAGATAAGTAAACCAAATAAGTTTACTAGTAGTCGGTCTCATTTCAATACCAGTTATAATAAATCACTGGAACCAAACCATTCGTCAACTAATAATTATAATCTTCGATCGAGTGTGGTTTTACCCTCGATTTCGACGCTAGTATCTGATGTTTATCATCAACCTGCTCAAACTAATAGTGTAGTGAGTACACCAGAGTCATCGTATCAATATATGAATTATCCATCAACGACTCAATATGGGGTATACAATCCTATAACTCTGCCAATAGGTATTTCAATGCCTCCTGTTCCGGTCATTCAACTTCAATTAGCAAACACTATCCCTGTCCAACAGTTCCAACAAGTGGTAAATAGTCCACCACAAGCGCTGCCTGTTGTTCGTTCTTCGTCATTACCTTCAACAACGTCAACGTCAACGTCgaattcaaataatatgaTACATCAGCATTTATCAAAAGTGTACGTAGAACAACAACTCATGAAGAATACAAAGGAATGTCCCGTATGTGGGAAAATGTGCTCAAGGCCATCCACTTTAAAGACTCATTTCTTAATACATACGGGTGACACACCTTTTAAATGTACCTATCATGGTTGTAAGAAGTCATTTAACGTTAAGAGTAATATGTTTAGGCATTTAAAATGTCAtgaaaggaagaagaataagaagCTACAATGA